From a single Terriglobia bacterium genomic region:
- a CDS encoding Ig-like domain-containing protein: MRLRLATRVLPIALAALALAGCGGSSNTNKTVVQVTLSPASLSVVAGEVVAVAAGALNASGTAVSPAPNFTINTSNPKLVTVSPKGDVCGGVWDSTFVVCNGLDSVGNPLAGIATLTATANGVTSAPVTVSVHPVVTSVVVDPVSGCTSTKLTKQFTPHACSTAVTPHDAGPPCGPGAAEISGKIGDFTWSSTNSSVVNVDPNGLATASAPGLAGIVASVGTTTSPATNFKTCMPTQIVLHVNGDVGTPTEQATMALTETRLIQADMVDENGVLTLGAPMPIFSNNQEVVLVTGPSSGATITAESPGGAGLLAVCVPPVCGAGINQPVYSNLFSVFVTGAGPATAVYVGSSSSTALIPFDTSKNPPVAGPTVTLPGGLFSMVFIQNGSTAYLGTTQGLVKLDSTTNGVTTLTTNATGSILAISPDGNRLIMSNAAFEPDPTHHRLFVYDVTANTVTTFILPGANAAAFTNDGAKAYITAGSNPQNVYVFSPFLTLQKLSVGGNAFSSATTASGPFAFLADSLGLKVVNVCDNSLAANAPSTSTPQLVGAFQDNDTFVSVNSTGLDVDSLTVGLPASGFCPPTVTHSNQFLDFGLGAFTARKLLVSTSIFNPIVVLPAGINKVISTVVNRSGPTAIPFAGGGTEALSGGITLDGSTLWVGVAGTNNLHRINLLTNTDEVQVALTDLKKADGSQAPPEVVAVKPK; encoded by the coding sequence ATGCGGCTGCGGCTTGCAACTAGAGTTTTACCGATCGCGTTAGCGGCGCTGGCCCTGGCCGGCTGCGGCGGCAGTTCCAACACGAACAAGACTGTGGTCCAGGTGACGCTCTCACCTGCTTCCCTGTCGGTGGTCGCCGGCGAGGTGGTTGCAGTCGCTGCCGGCGCGTTGAATGCCTCCGGCACCGCCGTCTCGCCCGCGCCGAACTTCACCATCAACACTTCCAATCCCAAGCTGGTTACGGTTTCGCCCAAAGGGGACGTATGCGGCGGAGTTTGGGACTCCACCTTTGTCGTCTGCAACGGTCTGGACTCCGTCGGGAATCCTCTGGCCGGCATCGCCACCCTTACCGCCACGGCCAATGGAGTGACCAGCGCTCCGGTAACGGTTTCCGTTCACCCGGTGGTGACTTCGGTTGTGGTGGACCCGGTGTCCGGATGCACTTCCACCAAGCTGACCAAGCAATTCACGCCGCATGCCTGCTCCACCGCGGTGACGCCGCATGACGCGGGCCCACCGTGCGGGCCGGGCGCCGCGGAAATTTCCGGCAAGATCGGCGATTTCACCTGGTCGTCCACCAATTCCTCCGTGGTCAATGTTGACCCCAACGGCTTAGCCACAGCATCGGCGCCAGGACTGGCGGGAATCGTAGCCAGCGTGGGGACCACGACCTCCCCGGCCACCAACTTCAAGACCTGCATGCCGACGCAGATCGTCCTGCACGTGAACGGCGACGTCGGCACCCCGACCGAACAGGCCACCATGGCCCTCACTGAAACCAGGCTTATCCAGGCGGACATGGTGGACGAAAATGGCGTGCTCACGCTGGGTGCGCCCATGCCCATTTTCAGCAACAACCAGGAAGTCGTTTTGGTGACCGGACCCAGCTCCGGCGCCACCATTACCGCGGAGTCTCCGGGCGGGGCGGGCCTGCTGGCGGTTTGTGTTCCGCCCGTCTGCGGCGCCGGCATTAATCAGCCGGTCTATAGCAACTTGTTTAGCGTGTTTGTCACCGGCGCCGGCCCGGCAACCGCCGTGTACGTCGGCAGCAGTTCTTCCACCGCGCTGATTCCATTTGACACCAGCAAGAACCCGCCGGTCGCAGGTCCCACCGTCACTCTTCCTGGCGGCTTGTTCTCCATGGTGTTTATTCAAAACGGGAGCACTGCTTATTTAGGCACCACCCAAGGCCTGGTCAAATTGGACTCCACCACCAACGGGGTGACCACGCTCACCACCAACGCGACGGGCTCCATCCTGGCAATTTCTCCGGACGGAAACCGGCTGATTATGTCCAACGCGGCGTTTGAACCGGACCCGACGCACCACCGGCTATTCGTCTATGACGTTACCGCCAACACCGTGACCACTTTCATTCTGCCTGGCGCCAACGCGGCAGCTTTTACCAACGACGGGGCCAAGGCGTACATCACCGCGGGAAGCAACCCCCAGAATGTTTACGTGTTTTCTCCCTTCCTGACGCTGCAGAAATTGTCCGTAGGCGGCAACGCCTTCAGCTCCGCCACCACCGCCTCCGGGCCATTCGCGTTTCTCGCCGATTCTTTGGGATTGAAGGTGGTCAACGTCTGCGACAACTCGCTGGCGGCCAACGCGCCTTCCACCTCGACGCCGCAGTTGGTGGGCGCATTCCAGGACAATGACACCTTCGTTTCCGTGAACTCAACCGGGCTGGACGTTGATTCCCTCACCGTGGGTCTCCCCGCCAGCGGCTTCTGTCCCCCGACCGTCACCCACAGCAATCAATTCCTGGACTTCGGGCTGGGAGCGTTTACCGCGCGCAAGCTGCTGGTCTCCACCAGCATCTTCAATCCGATCGTGGTGCTGCCGGCGGGCATCAACAAAGTCATATCCACGGTCGTCAACCGCAGCGGACCCACGGCCATCCCCTTTGCCGGCGGAGGCACGGAAGCCCTGTCCGGAGGCATCACCCTGGACGGCAGCACGCTCTGGGTTGGCGTGGCCGGGACCAACAACCTGCATCGCATCAACCTGCTTACCAACACTGACGAGGTGCAAGTTGCGCTGACCGATCTCAAGAAAGCCGACGGTTCGCAGGCGCCGCCTGAAGTGGTTGCAGTAAAGCCCAAGTAA
- the rpsL gene encoding 30S ribosomal protein S12, whose protein sequence is MPTFNQLVRKGRTAPKYKTASPALQGCPQRRGVCTRVYTQTPKKPNSALRKVARVRLTNGIEVTTYIPGVGHNLQEHSIVLIRGGRVKDLPGVRYHVVRGTLDATGVANRKQSRSKYGAKRPK, encoded by the coding sequence ATGCCGACATTTAATCAGTTAGTGCGGAAGGGCAGAACGGCGCCCAAGTACAAGACGGCAAGCCCGGCGCTGCAGGGTTGCCCGCAGCGTCGCGGAGTGTGCACGCGCGTTTACACCCAGACGCCGAAGAAGCCGAACTCGGCGCTGCGCAAAGTGGCCCGCGTTCGCCTGACCAACGGAATTGAAGTTACGACCTATATCCCCGGCGTGGGACACAACCTGCAGGAGCACTCGATTGTGTTGATCCGCGGAGGCCGCGTGAAAGACCTCCCCGGTGTGCGCTATCACGTGGTGCGCGGAACGCTGGACGCAACGGGCGTCGCCAACCGCAAGCAGAGCCGGTCGAAGTACGGAGCCAAGAGGCCGAAGTAG
- the rpsG gene encoding 30S ribosomal protein S7 — MPRKGHIPKREPIADPIYNSSLVTKFINAMMWGGKKSTAQGIFYQSMENLQSKGGDEAIKLFKKAVENAKPLLEVKTRRVGGANYQVPVEVNPDRRTSLAIRWIVSYARGRGEKGMVEKLTNELLDAANGRGATIKKKEDVHRMAEANKAFAHYRW; from the coding sequence ATGCCTAGAAAAGGACACATTCCGAAGCGGGAACCCATCGCGGACCCCATTTACAACTCTTCGCTGGTGACCAAGTTCATCAACGCGATGATGTGGGGCGGCAAGAAATCAACGGCGCAGGGGATCTTCTATCAGTCGATGGAAAACCTGCAGTCCAAGGGCGGCGATGAGGCCATCAAGCTGTTCAAGAAGGCGGTGGAGAATGCCAAGCCGTTGCTGGAAGTGAAGACCCGGCGCGTCGGCGGCGCCAACTATCAGGTGCCGGTGGAAGTGAATCCCGACCGGCGCACCTCGCTGGCCATCCGCTGGATCGTGAGTTACGCCCGCGGGCGCGGGGAAAAAGGCATGGTGGAAAAGCTGACCAATGAGCTGCTGGATGCGGCCAACGGACGCGGCGCCACCATCAAGAAAAAGGAAGACGTGCATCGCATGGCGGAGGCCAACAAGGCCTTTGCGCATTACAGGTGGTAA
- the fusA gene encoding elongation factor G has product MPRQVPLDRCRNIGIMAHIDAGKTTTTERVLFYTGITHRIGEVHEGTATMDWMEQEQERGITITSAATTCTWRDCRINIIDTPGHVDFTAEVERSLRVLDGAVAVFDAVHGVEPQSETVWRQADKYGVPRICFINKMDKMGADFEHAVDTIRKRLNARPVAIQIPIGQEAKFKGVIDLVDMKAMVWNDESLGAKYEVEEIPAELKKKAEAFHAQLVESVAEHDDELLHKFLEGETISAEELRASLRKSVIALKLFPVLCGTAFKNKGVQTLLDAVVDYLPSPLDIPPTQGHDPDHREKALERKPADSEPFSGLAFKIMADSFVGQLVFVRVYSGHLKTGDSVLNTTRGKSERIGRLLKMHANKREEISEIYAGDICACVGLKNVTTGDTICTEKAPILLESITFAAPVISVAVEPKTKSDQEKMGVALGRLAQEDPTFKVNTDPDSGQTIISGMGELHLEIIIDRMMREYKVEANVGKPQVAYRETIRKHAESEGKYIRQTGGSGHYGHVKLRIDPNEMGKGFEFINEIKSGSVPREFFKPIEQGIKQAMEGGVLAGYEMVDIKVTLYDGSYHEVDSDEMAFKIAASMGFKEAARKASPVLLEPIMSVEVVVPEEFMGTIIGDLNSRRGRIEGVEHRAGSQVIKSLVPLAEMFGYATNMRSSTQGRATFSMHFAHYDEAPRSVTEEIVSKVQGKSPAR; this is encoded by the coding sequence ATGCCCCGACAGGTCCCATTAGATCGTTGTAGAAACATCGGCATCATGGCCCACATTGACGCCGGCAAGACCACTACGACTGAACGCGTCCTCTTTTATACCGGCATCACGCACCGCATTGGTGAAGTGCATGAAGGCACCGCCACCATGGACTGGATGGAGCAGGAGCAGGAGCGTGGCATCACCATTACCTCCGCCGCCACCACCTGCACCTGGCGCGATTGCCGCATCAACATCATTGATACTCCGGGCCACGTGGATTTTACCGCTGAAGTGGAGCGCTCGTTGCGCGTGCTGGATGGCGCCGTCGCCGTATTTGACGCCGTGCACGGCGTGGAGCCGCAGTCGGAAACCGTTTGGCGCCAGGCCGATAAATACGGCGTCCCGCGGATTTGCTTCATTAATAAGATGGACAAAATGGGCGCCGACTTTGAGCATGCAGTGGACACCATTCGCAAGCGCCTGAACGCCCGCCCCGTCGCCATCCAGATTCCCATCGGACAAGAAGCCAAGTTCAAAGGCGTGATCGACCTGGTCGACATGAAGGCCATGGTGTGGAATGACGAATCTCTGGGCGCCAAATATGAAGTGGAAGAGATCCCAGCCGAGCTAAAGAAGAAGGCTGAGGCCTTCCACGCCCAGCTGGTTGAGTCCGTGGCGGAGCATGATGACGAGCTTCTGCACAAATTCCTGGAAGGCGAGACCATCTCCGCGGAAGAGCTGCGGGCGTCGCTACGCAAGAGCGTGATCGCGTTGAAGCTGTTCCCGGTGCTGTGCGGCACGGCGTTCAAGAACAAAGGCGTGCAGACCCTGCTGGACGCAGTGGTGGACTACCTGCCCTCGCCGCTGGACATTCCGCCTACCCAGGGCCACGACCCTGACCATCGGGAAAAGGCGCTGGAGCGTAAACCGGCCGATAGCGAGCCGTTCTCCGGGCTGGCTTTCAAAATTATGGCGGACTCCTTTGTCGGCCAATTGGTATTCGTCCGCGTGTACTCCGGCCATCTCAAGACCGGAGACAGCGTGCTGAACACCACGCGCGGCAAATCCGAGCGCATCGGCCGCCTGCTGAAAATGCACGCCAACAAGCGGGAAGAGATCAGCGAGATCTACGCCGGCGACATCTGCGCCTGCGTGGGCCTGAAGAACGTGACCACCGGCGACACCATCTGCACGGAGAAAGCGCCGATCCTGCTGGAATCCATCACCTTCGCCGCGCCGGTGATTTCCGTGGCCGTGGAACCCAAGACCAAGAGCGACCAGGAAAAAATGGGCGTCGCTCTGGGACGCCTGGCGCAGGAAGACCCCACGTTCAAGGTCAACACCGACCCCGATTCCGGGCAGACCATCATCAGCGGCATGGGCGAGCTCCACCTGGAGATCATCATTGACCGCATGATGCGCGAGTACAAAGTGGAAGCCAACGTGGGCAAGCCGCAGGTGGCGTATCGCGAGACCATCCGCAAGCATGCCGAATCGGAAGGCAAGTACATCCGCCAGACCGGCGGCTCGGGCCACTACGGCCACGTCAAGCTGCGCATTGATCCCAACGAGATGGGCAAGGGCTTTGAGTTCATCAATGAGATCAAGAGCGGCTCGGTGCCGCGCGAGTTCTTCAAGCCCATTGAACAGGGCATCAAGCAGGCCATGGAAGGCGGCGTGCTGGCCGGCTACGAAATGGTGGACATCAAGGTCACGCTCTATGACGGTAGCTATCACGAAGTAGATTCCGACGAAATGGCGTTCAAGATCGCGGCCTCCATGGGCTTCAAGGAAGCCGCGCGCAAAGCTTCGCCGGTGCTGCTGGAGCCGATCATGAGCGTGGAAGTGGTGGTGCCGGAAGAGTTCATGGGCACCATCATCGGCGACCTGAATTCCCGCCGCGGACGCATTGAAGGCGTGGAACATCGCGCCGGATC